The Toxoplasma gondii ME49 chromosome XI, whole genome shotgun sequence region CCTTGAGCGAGTTCGAGAGACCTACAAAAAAGCGTGGAGGCAggaagaacaaagagaggaaatAGCCTGGCAAGGTCACacaaggaaacaaagaggaaacagaaccCAGCGGCGTCGgacgcgcgaagaaggaaacgcagaggaagcggaaggagaaagcCGCAGCGAGACAGCAcaaaggacgagagacgagaaggagcgTCTCCACATTGCGAAAACGCAATACCACCGGCAGAACGCGGAAAGATCTCAGGAGACTGAAAGGAACGTGGAAAAACAAatgaaaagcgagaggaaagagctCACCGACACGAGAAGCACAGAAAACGCTCCGGTTAAtgtcgacagagaaacgttTCGGAGAGCAAAAACGCAAAAATGCTCTTACGCGCCTTCGAGAACGACAATGACTCTTTGCCCTGTGAGGCGCCGCTCGCGCGTGGACGCAATGGCCTCTACAGGGCGCATGTACCCTCTCCCCTCGGCGTCCATTTGGAGGCACGCGAGGAGtgaagacgggagaagaccGAGCGGGGGCTGAAGGGGAGACGCGGCCGccgaaaagcagagagagaagagactgaaAAGAGATTCGAAGACGAAACTCTCTTCAGGGTGTGAAAAATGTTCcgtgaagagggagaagcgagttcAGATTCCTCTTTTTCAAGTGGACAGCGCGAAGCGAGGTCTTCcagggaggaaggaagaacaaTGCGTGgtggagaaaaggggagaaagagaggagatgagaaggcagaagaggaacggcTTAAACACAAGACAGGAAGAATCCGGAAACTGTGCGAATTCAAGTCCAGGCGAGACACGTTGAAAAGAATGCAATCGAATGAAGCTGCGGAAGTCAACGGTGAGGGCAGGACGGCTACgggaggcagacagagaacggaTTGGCTACGGCgtcaagagaaagagaaaaaagagaagaactctCGAGCCTCCGTAGAGTTtgtgaaaaagagaaacgttTTCTGCAGGGGGGAAAAACGACTCAATGTACAACGCGAAAGGAAAAGTCgcctcgggtgtacatacgccTGTGAGATCAGCAGCATGCGCTGCTCCTGAAGACTCTGGAGCATCTGCTGGCAACTGGTTGTTGAGATGAAGCGCAAGACTAAGAATGACGCTTCCCCTTTTCAGACGACTTTCTGAGGAAGAGATAGACCGTGTCGTTTGGAAGGAAGAGATTTTTTCACTGTTTTCACatcgtcgcatgcagcgactcgttgcatgcagatgacCGCAAAAAGGCTTAAAAGCCACATGCGGATCGCGGCGCGATCGTTGTGGGGCTGGCAGACTCTTcattgttttttctttttctcttgttcaaGCTGCAATGCCATGGCGAGGCTCTGTTgactttcgctcttctccttttaCAAGGAGAGTTGAAGAGGAattttctcgcgcttctttcttccctctcgcctgcgcctctcgCTCAAGCGCGGCGACAAATCACCAGAGCGCGCGACTGTTCTCCctgcagcgaaggaagaTGCGGCTCTTGAACTGTTAAAAAAGAGTTAGGTACTtattttcctttttcttcttttctcccatCGCTTCcctgctgctcttctctcccgtttgTCCGTGGCGttccctttttttcgtccAATtatttttcttccttcttttgtctccgtttttatcatccttttctcgttttctccgtccCGTTTCCGCCAGCGTCGGTGGCTCTCTTCGACGTTCCGCGAGACCTTCTCGCtctgaacagagaagacgaaggaagaccTGCAATGCAGAGGGCGACGAACTCGATAACCGCGTCGACAGAGGAGGGATGAGCTCCCTTTCCGTCGAAAGCAGAGAGTTGGCGTTTCTCCAACTCTGAAACGTCGCGGCACTACCTCACTCTCACCTCCCAGAGTCTCTCGATCTTCGAGAATCTTTCCATCTTTTTTTAAagtctctgcatcttttAGACTCTCTCAGGACCTTATCGTTCGTTCGAatcctcctcgcctttccagCAGCTTCCTCTCGTCCAGGTTCTCCAACTGTCAGACAAGATGGCGGGGACCTCGCCACATCGGGGAGGACACCCTGGCGCttccgccgcttcttcgcagcGCGGCCGCGGATCTTTCTCATCCACGCGGGGACGCGGTCGAGGCACCATTCCTTCGTCGACTTCTCGAAACTCGACCTCGCGATCCGGCGGCAGTCGGGGGAGGCActgttcttctttttcgcgcgGCGTCTCCCACAGGGGTCGCGCCGCATGCGTCggagggcgaggaggcaactcctcctcttcgccttgcTCTCGGAGGCGGCCGaacgctgcttctgcttccttttgTCCTTCCCCGTCTGCTCCGTGTGTCGCCTCCGAGGCTGAGGGCGCTGAAGCCTTCGCAACGGCGGCGCCAGCGTCTCCCGGCCTCgagtcctctgtctccgccgcgcCTGTCGCTGCGTTCTCCTCGCCGGAGGCCGAGGCGCTTCTCCGACAGTGCAGGCCGCTCTCTTGGCTCTCGAAATGGGATCGGCTCCCCTGGTTTGCGGCGctgaagaaggtggagagcgAGGTGTTGGTTCTCCCCCTCGCGCCGGCAGCTGCGGGGGGTTCTGAGCCTTCctcggagaaagacgaggaagcgagagaagcgtttTTCGCGTACTTTTTCTTGCTCGGAGAACGGCTGCTGCTCCAGCTCTCTGAGGAGTACGAAGCGCTTCTCTCCGAAGACTCCGAGCAACGATGGTTCCTGCAGCTGGCGAGAGAGCCCGTAGCTGCGTCGGCGACCGCTGCTCGGGTAGTCCGCGCCggaaagaaggagcagcgcaggagacgagacgccgCCGAGGACGCCTTCGCCGGAACCGAGTTCGCGGCCGAGCCGACGAAAGGAACTCGCGGAGACGcgctctctgcgttgtcgCTCTTGATCCAGCAACAGCCGCTCTGCGCTTGCAAGTGGCTCCACAAACTCCTGTACATGATCTctgggaagaaggaggccgTAGGCGGCCGGCGCACCTGGGGCAGGAACTGCCAAAGTGCCGTCGAAgcggccttctctcttttcgatGGACCTTCGATTCTGCCGGCGTTCCGCAAGTTGCGCTACCTCGCGCAGCAGCCGCAGTACTTGAGAGACCGTGTCTGGGCGTTCTGGGGACGCAGTGGAGACCGCGCGCAGCCGACGCCAGTCGCAGAGAAGCCGACCGataaaaagaagaaggagaagaaggcacaggaaggagaaggcgacgagccGAGGGAAGTCGCTCTCCTCCAACTCGCAATGCTGTGGAGACTCGAGGCGGAGTTCAAAGTCATCTATGCGAACTTCGTTCAGGTGAGACTCGCGATCGAGCGCAGAGAATGCAGAAgggcgcgcgagagacaagcagccACGGTGGAGGGGAGAACgaagcgacgagaaagagaacaagagtcCGGAGCAGAGGCGAACGATGAGGAGAACAAGGCTTGGggacagaaagcagaaggcAACAGTGCAGACGATGGCCAGTgagcgcgaagaaggtgATGCGCGAGAAACGAGTCGGCTAAAGGGGAGAGGCGAAcgaagaggggagacgcTAGTGCGttgaacagagaaaagagcagaaagaaggtgATCGAAGATATGGAAAAGAAGATCTTCCCTTGGTCCAGGCTTGCCACTTGCTTCCGCCCGctcctcgttcttttctcgaaAGGTCTGTTGTGCCTGACACCGGCATTAGCCGAAAACGCTTCGAACTTTGCaccgtcgtttctctcgttcaTAAGGCTTTGGAGCCAGTACCGTCCGCCGACCGGAGAACAGACTTCTGTTGAGAATTCTCAACGGATTGCGGTAGAACCTTAACACAGTGGTTCTACACGAGTCAACCTGTGTTACATAACTCAGTTCAAACCGTttctggaagaagacgcgaagagggTGAGAACGTCAAGTGATGGAAAGCGAAGCACAGACTCTCTGAACCATTGGTCAGCGGCGGAACCGTGGAGTTGATTTTCAATACGTTTGTACGTCCCTACCAGtctcctgcgttctctccgtcctctcctgTTCGGCTTTCCCATTCTCGCTTTTCTATTCggctctcctcgtctcgaGTCGATCCTCTCGATGTCCCAAATCACCTGGTGTCTGCCGCTGTTCACACGCGTTTCTCacccttttcctttttcctcgtttttccccGTTTCCAGCTTCTCGCCGACGGCGTCTCGGACTCTGTGCTTCACTTCGCAAGAAGATCTCTGCGGCTCGCCTGGAGCTTACTCATGCGTaaaaaggaggaggagcagaagcttctgtctctcctcgttcgctCGCTCGGATCTCGCGAAACTCAAGTGCGTCTTCGCGTTCTGTGCGTTTCGGTTTTTCTTGGCTTTTCCTCGGCTCCGCCGTGCTCGTCTTGTCCTGAGGGTCGCCGCACTCTGCATGTGACGAGCCACACAGGAAGCGGGCAGGCGCGACAAGGAAGCAAAcgccgagagaaagacgcacaAAGCTCAACAGGAAAGAACTTTAGCGTAGAGCCGTTCGTTTCACTCTTTGCTTTTCGTCGCAGGGGTGTGTCCACTGCAAGGCCATTCGTTGCCGGTATCTCGTGagtcgcgtctccttcggttcttctctcccaaGATCGACGCCCAGTTCTGGCCTTGACGCTTCCTTCCAACGTGTCGAGAAACGGCCGACGGCGTCTCCAATGTTGTCTGTGGACCACAGATTCAGTCGTTTCCTCGCAACCCCCGTTCTTAGCTTGTGCACCTCTCGAGCTGTTCCTTTGCCTCGAGTCCTCCTCGTCGGCGGTGATTTCTTTTTCCACAGCGCTTTccatctcctctctttctcccttcgttcaggtcgcctcttctgcgtcgcacCTCCTGGCGCAGCTGCTTGTGCGTCACGCGCCGATGAAGCAGGTCGTCGTCATGTTCGTAGGGAATTTCCTCCTGGCGAATTTGCATGAGGCCCTCAGCCGGGCGGCAGCCGCTGCGGAGAAAACCTGGGACGCAGTgcgtctcgcgtcttctgcgcagacgcggaagaaagagaagcggcgaaggcgaaggctgCTCGAGCGCGGCCTCGACGCTGAAGGCGAGACTGGGGCCGGCTTAGgaacgacgacgaaggagaaggagaagaaggagaaggcgaacaacAAACGCGTCGAACTTTTGGGTCGACTGGTGACCCGACTGCTCCGCAGTGGCTGTCAGTGGCCGCAAACTCGAGCGAAAACGCGCGACAACGTTGCAAGACAAGAGCGACACCCGGCCGccgaagccgaggaagatcgacgggaagaagcggaggaagaacaagagggagatccacagagacagacaggaacgGCGTTTGCGAACCTAATGATTAGAGGAAAGACAAAGCGCATGCGACCTCTTCCCGCAATAGAAGTGAAGAGTCTGCAGATGCAGATTTTGACACTTCTGATGCCCGCGAAACTTCCAGACTTCCTGCAAGGTGTCTACCgcgctgttctcttcttctccgagtTGCAGTTTCACAAGTAAGTGGACCCTGGAAAACCaccagaaaagcagagggaagacgatACAAAGTTGACAGCTGAGAAAGCGCAATAatcatatatacatatatatatatatatatatatatatttatatatttatttatgggtgtatgtatgtgtttGTATCTGATGGTGTTCGTCTGCGAGGTTATGGACGACGTTCATTCGCATTCGGGACATGTATGACGTGTCTCAGTTTGTATCGaaacttttttctctcggaccTCTGCGGTGTTCTCCGCCGGTTTCCGTCTCTTTTCAGTTTCTCACTTGCATGCAAGATCT contains the following coding sequences:
- a CDS encoding CBF/Mak21 family protein (encoded by transcript TGME49_313990), which translates into the protein MAGTSPHRGGHPGASAASSQRGRGSFSSTRGRGRGTIPSSTSRNSTSRSGGSRGRHCSSFSRGVSHRGRAACVGGRGGNSSSSPCSRRRPNAASASFCPSPSAPCVASEAEGAEAFATAAPASPGLESSVSAAPVAAFSSPEAEALLRQCRPLSWLSKWDRLPWFAALKKVESEVLVLPLAPAAAGGSEPSSEKDEEAREAFFAYFFLLGERLLLQLSEEYEALLSEDSEQRWFLQLAREPVAASATAARVVRAGKKEQRRRRDAAEDAFAGTEFAAEPTKGTRGDALSALSLLIQQQPLCACKWLHKLLYMISGKKEAVGGRRTWGRNCQSAVEAAFSLFDGPSILPAFRKLRYLAQQPQYLRDRVWAFWGRSGDRAQPTPVAEKPTDKKKKEKKAQEGEGDEPREVALLQLAMLWRLEAEFKVIYANFVQLLADGVSDSVLHFARRSLRLAWSLLMRKKEEEQKLLSLLVRSLGSRETQVASSASHLLAQLLVRHAPMKQVVVMFVGNFLLANLHEALSRAAAAAEKTWDAVRLASSAQTRKKEKRRRRRLLERGLDAEGETGAGLGTTTKEKEKKEKANNKRVELLGRLVTRLLRSGCQWPQTRAKTRDNVARQERHPAAEAEEDRREEAEEEQEGDPQRQTGTAFANLMIRGKTKRMRPLPAIEVKSLQMQILTLLMPAKLPDFLQGVYRAVLFFSELQFHKDTDGEVAAHVTRVYLQVFTQLHRFPASLRARLSRTRPTSAKDSAAIPCPSVPPLYTLASLNRLTRALLNGMHRALPYLPVESFSSPLSAALRETKEPQKIDAGSTPSPTDDAAEMLETLFALAHTLPSMASRIVVLRLLHRLTETANGASDRLSRVVYEHLNDPSVFAASNRSALLSLVCSLVLPDSPLSLKDSLSLARTVAVCKRVLQVSLAHADLPGVTAAAAVIASLLVARAKRATKTGKKGLSAKKSRVEQLLSETEDNLITDENSNALALADENAKEKGKNNKNRRDEADSSDLASTSPCVYDPTKRDPRYSRASQSRLWELAAASAFYHPAVSALACSTIDACSSLPRGTTVSSDSQERPRKRPKVDLAFDEDSVVALSTTLTHSRVLDLLAYKPRAEWGREAEKGREKKQGEAEMQRAKSPFALGRAAAFPLDSARHWVARGEKIPPQEEFMSLYFQDPFIAESEKLRQKKRKLGDRTSDEGSDEERVDESDEEKQDQLLSDEEVDNFLTEQLAAQFGADAPSDEEDFEDDGFGDLEDEVDGEDGEAKDEAEEDDVEGDEEVDWDALSSGDEEMEDAIFGGDEGDVEEESDRGGSRTTGGKRKSSANGLRAAHLERLRAHVKKHSKLGEPGGSFVSAEGLEDLLKG